Below is a window of Scatophagus argus isolate fScaArg1 chromosome 24, fScaArg1.pri, whole genome shotgun sequence DNA.
AGGTCCCAGACTCTCTCATCCACTCTTCAGCGCCCAAGTTCCACCACACCAGGTGGCAAGCATCACAGAAAGTCTGCAGACTCTAGTGGGAAGTATAACACCTTTAGCACAAGGGAAGTGCATCGAGGTGAGAGTAGTGGGAGCCACAGCCGTCTTGACTTTGACCAGCGCACTTCATTCTGTGAGAGAGGGGAAAGTCAAAGAAGACAGAATTCTTCTTTGGCAGAAAATTCTACAGCCGAGGGTTTCACAATGAGCAGCCCCTCCAGTGACCATCAAAGAATTCCCCGCCCGCCTTCCTCTACCTCTGATCATCTGTTAGATGTTGTCAATGTAGGGGACTGTGGTGCAGATAATGGAGTAGCAGCTGTTGAGCAAGATGAACACCTGGTTGTAGCATCGTTACTGTCTCCAACCAAAAAATCTAGATCAAGAGTGTCTGACCAGGGATCAGACATGCAAAATGACCATCAGCCAATTTCTAGACAACAGAGTGTCGCACGATTGTGTGAGTACCATCTAGCAAAAAGGATTTCAAATTTGCAAGGAGAAGCCCACAGTTCACTTCAGGGTTCTCTGTGCTCATCATTAGATGCTGGCGGCAGCACGAATAGCAGCGCCTGTGCCACTCCAACTGACTCACCACTTGGTCCTGCAGTTGAATCAAAACAGCACCATTTGCAACGGCACGCACTTTCTAGTTCCTCCTCTTCATTACTCAGGGTGCTAAACTATGAAGATAACAAACCTGGAATCCCTCGTGGTGTCCCTGTCCAGAGCACTCAGGGAAAAGACCTCCATCCTCATGCAGACCCTGCCCTTCTTCGGAAAATGCTTCCCAACATTCACCCTCCTGCTGCAGGGGCTGAAACAGGCCGTCCCTCCTCAGCTACACCATCTAAGCATAAAGAGACTACAGGTACTGGAAGCAAGAGAACCCACAGTGATCTTCATGTTAAACAACAGGCCTGTTTTAAGGGGCTGAACCAGAAGGAAGGCAGTGAGGCCTACAGACAACTCATTAACTATCTAACAGTAAGCCAGATGCATCAGGGAGGGAAGCTGCACAGTGCAGGCATGGGAGGGGCAGTGAAAAAGGACACCAGGCGCTTTATCACTAGCAATCCTCAGCTTGTGGAAATGGTCAAGAATAGGGGGAATGCCATTGCTCGCTGCCCATGTACGTCTGCCTCTGTAACATCCCCATACCTCAGCCCAAATTTAGTGACCCCTAATACGGCCCCCATGCAGCAGGCAAATAAAGGTCAGTGGTCGTACCATTCGGCCACACTTCCTGCCAAACTCAAGAGAAGTCCTGACATGCATGCTCAGCGACAGAATGACAATTTAGATTTCATGTCAGTTACTGCTGAGAGGAGAAGCTCCTTTTCTGGCCTGGAAAGTGAACTAGAGAGGAGCGGTATGGACCCAGAGCACTTTCTTTCACTGTATAAGAGGGAGGGCTGTATCAGCCGTGATGGGGGTTTCATTACTGGTGGAAACCGTGAGAGTGGGGGTACCAATAATCGTCCCCCACCTCGGTCAAGAAGCCAACCTAGTGGCAGCACAGAGGACTGGTTCAGGTCAGACCCGAGAGCAAAGCATGCAGTTCGTCagtctcctcatcctcatcctaATGAtgattctttttgtttctctgctgcccCCAGTGTAAGTGGTCAACGAGCAGACCTCAACACCATCTCACTAGGAAGGGGAGACCATCCTTCAGCATTTATCAGGCAGGCATCTACTGGCTCTAGGGCTTGCATTACATCTCCATCTCCCAACCCACAATCTCCAACTCCGccaccacctcccccaccacctcctcctatGCCTCTTCCCGTGCAAGCCAGCGCTAGCTTCAGCAACTCAGGATGCACACAGAATTCCATCCAGTCCCGGCAGAATCAGAACCACATTCAGGCTGTTACCCCAACCCTGCCAAAGACAGATCCCTTCAGCAATAACCTGCAGCGGGGCCGGGAGCTTAAACGCAGCTCCAGCAATGTGACTGCCAGTTCTGGCAGTGTGGAAGTTCTGTTTGATAAGCCCACCCGAAGCCGGAGCCAGCAGCCCTTGTCACCATCTGTGCCCCAGCAAGGTGAGACCAAAGTCCAACGGAGGCCAACAACAAGGAAGCGCCTCTCCAAGAGCTATTCCCAAGGCTCGGTATCTTCCCACACCACATGCTGGTCTACAGGCAGCAGGGTGGACAGTAGAAGGGCATCTGTGGCATTTCCGTTACAGAAAGATACTAAACACATGAAGGGCTCTCAAAAACTGGACACCAGTCCCTGGAGATGCAATGGGCCTTTTAGCTACTGTTTCTTTAAACGCAAGAGTGAGGGTGAAGAGGATGAGATTGAATGGGAGAGGCCCAGACGGAGCCGTGGCGGGAACGATATTGATAATGAAGGTGCCGCTGCATCAGCCATATTGCCCTGTGGCTCAGCAGTTGATGCAGCTGGGGAGCAGCTGTATGGGGAGGTCCTCAATAATATGAGCTTTAGTGACCGTCTCGGGCGAATCAACGCACTCAAAGACCGCATGTATGGCTTCCCTTCTGGCTTCACTGATGTTCGTCGCGATGCCAGTGAGCTCATTGCACTGGTGAGATCCAGCGTAGGTCGTTGCGATCGTGGACCCCAGATGCCTTTCCAGGATGTGTCCCAGTACAAGCAGCTCCTCTCTGTTGAGTCAAAAGAATTAGGCCGGGCATGCCGGAGAATGGCTCAGGCCCACAGTAGCCCTGAGGAGATGCTATTAGCTGTAACTTGTAGCTTCCAGGTGCTATGCTGTCTCTGTGAAGCTTGTATGTGTCTGGTTAAGGGGCTCGGAGCCTCAGCCTCACACCAGCAGAGAGAAGTTGTGGCAAAGGTGGACGAGGTCGTTATGAACTATATCTGTTTGCTCAAAGCGGCTGAGGCTGCCACGGTGGGAGCACCAGGAGAACACAGTGTGAAAGCCCTGGTCCGCCACTCGAGTACTATGTCGGCCATTGCTAACGCACTCACCCGCTCCCTTAAAACGCTGCTTAGCAAGTAGAGGCTACTTCTTATGCTTTATAGTGTGGCCTAAACTGTCAGTAGAAGTCTGTCTTGTAAGCATCTTGCTGTTTTTGAGTCTGCTGGAACagtcatgcatttttcattttaggtCTCAATGGTCTCATATCAGAATTGATAAAGTGTACGACCCGTCACAGTTAGACTTAAGATTATATAAAATCACGCTAAAATTTAGTGAGATGCTGGAAGGTACTCCTATCTGACTGGACTTGCTTTTTCTGATGACAATATTGTAATGTATATTTGCAAAGCCATAGCGTCACAGAATTTTGTAATATGATATGTACCTAATAGATATCCTTCTACCTGTGCATTATGcaacttattttaaaaaaaatgtatataatgtatataaacACAATATAATTATATTGTTTGCCATAGCTGTTTTAAGAAGCCATTGAGTATTCAGCTTAATTTGCTCTGATATTTTACAGGGCTGGAGTGAATTCACTTTCAGTTCAATCAGTTCATAAAAGTGCAGTTTCACTACAGATATTTCTAGTTGTGATTTATATAATTTCTTGTAGGAAAGTAAGTGAAGATGTGTCACTGTCAGTCCAATGAGAAGCTTGTCACCATTGTTTTATTCACAGgataaatatgaagctgagTTTCTGAATGACTGCATAAAAGTGAACTGATTCTAACCATTACAGTGCAGTTTGTTTTAGGAAGATGAAAGGAACATTTGTTagaaatgttgaaaatacaTCTAAATACATTCAGTATTTACCACTGCTTCATATTTTACCACATAGATTATTTTCACGTAAGAAcagtaacaataaataaaaacaaagtattcCCCAAGGCTACATATATAAAACTATAGTAATACTTGGTTTATCAATTTTTGGGGGAATAAATATTAAGAAATATTTCAGATTGACCACTGTGTTAATTAttacatgattattttttaagttttgtgttttactaTAATCTGTTTTGGAATAAGTTCTGTGcttgaaatatttattatgCCATACTGTGTATCAAGATGCAGTTTTGGCTCTTGACAAgaaattcatttcctgtttttcttttcaataatcCACtaatctattaaaaaaaaatcgttttacagatatttgttttgtcttttgatttgaatatttaattGTTGCATTCATTGAGGATGCAGTACAAAGTTTCAAGGTGCCTATTACCGTACTGTTGTTATTACCAAATCAAAGATCCTCGCGAACTAGAACGAATCCTTGTCTGTATGTTGTCAGGCATCCCTCTCGCTAAAAAAATGTACTGCCAAGCataaaatgttcatgttaaGTGACTGATTTGAATGCAGCATGATGAAATGAACGTTTTAACAGCATGTTACCGCGCGCACTTGTGTCTAAGTGTGCGTAAGCATGTGTTCACGTGACCCTTCCTAAGCAGCAGAGGGGATGAGGGATTGTGTTTAGCTCATCTGCATATCGAACGCCTGTTCTACGCACACTCTGCGACGTTTACCAATCAGCTCGCCGCCTGCAGCAAACCACGCCCGCGCGGCAACTCGTGTTGCGCGCCTCGTCAGTATTGTAGTGGAAGTGGAGCATACGCAAAGTGTTTGTCCTTAACCTGGGCATTGGTGGATTTAACAAGTGTGTGTAACGTTTTAGTAGTAGTTTGTTGAATGTAAGCAAGTTTATCTTCGCACGGGGTACAGGCGAGGTCGAAAACTACACCGACGCGTttggaggagctgctgactGCCGAGTTCACCAACTGTAGATAATTACTACCGTGGAAAAGTTATTGTTGGGCACCCAGTGGGGTTTAAAGTTTAGCTAACAGTGGCGTCTCTGCCTACTAGCAGGTAGTTAGCGCCGTATTTAAACCGCTTAGTTTGGTAACAATGGCAGCTGTGTGCCAGTCACGACGGGCCTTGGTGGAAATACCTGCTCCACAACCAAAAATTGCCGGTAAGTCCGAAATagtgaatttttaatttttgttatgCTGCGCAAGTTCTTTGTGCTTGAGGCGCCAGTTTGCTATCATGCTAATGTTACGAGCGCGCGTGTGCGGCCCCATGATTAATACTCAGCCAAAAGTGTAACATTAACGGTAACTTTAGTCGCGATAACCGTTAACTTTCGCAATACAGTTCACATTGAAACATCTTTCACAGTTCATTTATACgttgtgtgttgtgtacaaTAGCATTGTAGGAATTTAAACAGGAGCCACTGTCACCTGAACACGtacaaagttttcattttcttctttaacaGCTCGAATGAGGAGGTCCTACCTAGAAATTCTAAGTGCTCGTTTGGCTCCATCTCCGCTTCCAAGGGGgagaaatacaacaacaaacGCAAAGCGTGTGCACTCATGTAAGTAACCGTAACCAtttatgaaaacataaataaaacgTTAATGTGTGGCTCTTTGTGAGCCCCATTTTATGGGAAgtaaaatggagaaaagcagTTTAGTGTGAAGGGTTTTATCTTCTATCACTTCTACTCCTCTTACCATTCAATGTTTGAGTGTCTGACGGcttacaacaataaaataatgacCATACCAATAAAATATGTTCCGCTTTTACCTTCCTATTGAACCATTTAAGAAGTAAAATCTACCACGTACTAATGAATCACTATAACTGTCCTACTTATGTTAATTACTGGGAATGCATCCCTGTGCACTTTTTTGCTGTAGTGTTATTGCCCTAATCATAtccttttgttttgcagcagaCATGTCCATAGCTGGGGTGTGGAGTCGAGGCATTGAGGAGCAGTGTGAGAAGATGGATGACCATCAAACTCCTCTCTCCAAACAGCAGCTTGTACAGCTAATCAGATCCCTGATCTTAGTTGAACAGGTATCCACTCTTCCCATTTTATATAGTAACAAAGATGTAAAATATGTAATTGATATGTGATCAATGTAAACTAAAATGTGCTGCATTGCATCCTAGAACCAAGAGCCCAAGATCCTGGCATCAGACCTGAAGTATCTCCAGGAAGACCTGCAACtaaagaaagcaaatgtttaTAGGTCCATACCCTACTCACGGTTTGGCTCCAACAGGGATGCTCACTGCTACAGAAAGGCATATCCTCACCTTGTGGCATTCAAAGTGAGGatcagtgatgttttattttatagacTTTGAAGGGGTTTGTTGGGCCCTTCAGCACACCCAAGCTCTTGTTTCCTAAAtgagctttttttccctcattgaTGCCACTGAAGTAATATAAACTGCTCCATATGTTGGCTCTATGTGTCTTGATTAGCTGAGCGTTTTGTTGTGTCATCCTAATGTGTTACCTCCATATCCTCCCCCATCAGGTTTCTTGTCAAGAGTGGGGCCAAGTTCTTCTGAGGAACAAAAAGTGGGACGCAGTGTTGGAGCACACGTTGATGGCGTGGCGCTACACCAGCGAGTTGCCTCAGTGGGACACAGCAAACCACAACGCTCTCCAAGAACAGTGTTACAGCATTTTGGCAGCCCACAGCCTCACCGCTCTCCAACACTACCACCCTGAACCCAACAGAGGACGTGAGCTGCTCCGAAGGTAACATTTGAATTTATAATGATCTGTggacagttcacacacacaatattagACAATGCAGGCATGGTTAATGTGTCAATGCTAAATATATAAGATTAAAGCAATATTCAGtaagcaaattaaaaatgtaaacatctctgtgtgtttgcctcatCACTTAACATTCTATTACTCTTTCATTATTCTCAGCTAATTTCGGGGTGCAATCTGTTCTGTTGTTCCTTCATGCATGCATCTGAAAGGTCACAGAGTGATCCAGATACTCAGTGGTGTGTTTGGGCACCGTTACAGGCTCttaatttcctttcattttgtgGCACTAATGGGATGTTTACTATATGTTGCTCACATCCTTCTGAACCAATGACGTGATCTTGAAACAGTAGATCGCCTCAGCTTTGTGGAGAATTACCACTGTTAACAGAGGGCAGATAAATCTCAAAACAGATCCACAGCACGACCTGTGACATACGTGATATACTTTACTATCGGCCTACTGCGTTGTATGCTGGCGCGCTGGCAACTGATTGCTGATTTAAATATCCAGCTGAAGCAGTTCAACATGGGCATCCTACTGGAGTCCTGTCTTGTCACCTGCTGAATGTAAGTTCAATCAACTTTTAGCATGGGGCTGGTACACCAGCCCCTGATGAACTTCTGACTTCTCACTTTCTTCACCAAGGTGTTTTCTTCAGCTCTTTTTCACTGGGATGCACAACAATC
It encodes the following:
- the LOC124055389 gene encoding FERM and PDZ domain-containing protein 4-like codes for the protein MDMFGFSKMPKLSGHKNKMSGWPPPGPGSWAGLQGPPYSWDSMNSTREGRDCLTSQVSQSSSLEEVHLDGVPPAPRLVEMRRDPVLGFGFVAGSEKPVVVRSVTPEGNHADCRLLQPDYASGPSEGKLLPGDEIIMINDEPVGSAPRERVIDLVRSCKESIMLTVVQPYPSPKSAFISAAKKAMLKSNPVKVRFAEEVIINGQVPNPVKDNSLLFMLNVLKVYLENGQTKSFRFDSSTSIKDVILTLQEKLSIKCIEHFSLVLEQRTEGSGSKLLLLHEQEMLSQVTQRPGSDKMKCFFRVSFVPRDPVELLRRDAVAFEYLYVQSCNDVVLERFGPELKYDAALRLAALQMYILTMTTRQSQKVSLKYIQKEWGLSLFLPPAVLSSMKEKNIKKALTHILKTNQNLVPPGKKLTALQAKVHYLRYLSELRLYGGREFKSILLQGEKQTEVTLLVGPRYGISHVINARTNLVALLADFSHVNRIEILTEDETNVRLELHVLDVRPITLIMESSDAMNLACLTAGYYRLLVDARRSIFSMPHCNSTGVDDTSQDRVLEWPYSTSLGNNEEPSSSQEEVYNRDSEYSESGQRENNLSPYFHDHQTPDRDLGTGRSPLPPPLPPATRHKTQDSPRSAKVSFIFGGDPPLNKSKNIAYERLVESPEVPEHRPPYLHNNMDFRPQDRVPFQFSGLTHVYSNIISEEGGEEPLLRDLFYRDTTDDAEDDDDASCEEDSTGGTPVGDGRAVGGENCRSQGGGLATAASKATFLTLSGSTDDIIDLTSLPPPEGDDGVDDEEDDTLLQTLNLAIAAPPPGFRDSSDEDTAPEGRPLSTCDNDDIPVSLIDAVPTHGEGEGSRGGERKLENAVMNTLQALEALSVSEQRPPPPPPNTNNPGVYTSRGFSPESSSDSGNETNSSEMTEISELAATHRISESHMRLLVATREGYQPLLEEKTEFPVSPSTGGTIQKKPRSPTRHLQPPAVPPRRSPQLDTASSGPDSLEARSQTLSSTLQRPSSTTPGGKHHRKSADSSGKYNTFSTREVHRGESSGSHSRLDFDQRTSFCERGESQRRQNSSLAENSTAEGFTMSSPSSDHQRIPRPPSSTSDHLLDVVNVGDCGADNGVAAVEQDEHLVVASLLSPTKKSRSRVSDQGSDMQNDHQPISRQQSVARLCEYHLAKRISNLQGEAHSSLQGSLCSSLDAGGSTNSSACATPTDSPLGPAVESKQHHLQRHALSSSSSSLLRVLNYEDNKPGIPRGVPVQSTQGKDLHPHADPALLRKMLPNIHPPAAGAETGRPSSATPSKHKETTGTGSKRTHSDLHVKQQACFKGLNQKEGSEAYRQLINYLTVSQMHQGGKLHSAGMGGAVKKDTRRFITSNPQLVEMVKNRGNAIARCPCTSASVTSPYLSPNLVTPNTAPMQQANKGQWSYHSATLPAKLKRSPDMHAQRQNDNLDFMSVTAERRSSFSGLESELERSGMDPEHFLSLYKREGCISRDGGFITGGNRESGGTNNRPPPRSRSQPSGSTEDWFRSDPRAKHAVRQSPHPHPNDDSFCFSAAPSVSGQRADLNTISLGRGDHPSAFIRQASTGSRACITSPSPNPQSPTPPPPPPPPPPMPLPVQASASFSNSGCTQNSIQSRQNQNHIQAVTPTLPKTDPFSNNLQRGRELKRSSSNVTASSGSVEVLFDKPTRSRSQQPLSPSVPQQGETKVQRRPTTRKRLSKSYSQGSVSSHTTCWSTGSRVDSRRASVAFPLQKDTKHMKGSQKLDTSPWRCNGPFSYCFFKRKSEGEEDEIEWERPRRSRGGNDIDNEGAAASAILPCGSAVDAAGEQLYGEVLNNMSFSDRLGRINALKDRMYGFPSGFTDVRRDASELIALVRSSVGRCDRGPQMPFQDVSQYKQLLSVESKELGRACRRMAQAHSSPEEMLLAVTCSFQVLCCLCEACMCLVKGLGASASHQQREVVAKVDEVVMNYICLLKAAEAATVGAPGEHSVKALVRHSSTMSAIANALTRSLKTLLSK
- the LOC124055724 gene encoding uncharacterized protein LOC124055724 isoform X2, translating into MAAVCQSRRALVEIPAPQPKIAARMRRSYLEILSARLAPSPLPRGRNTTTNAKRVHSYMSIAGVWSRGIEEQCEKMDDHQTPLSKQQLVQLIRSLILVEQNQEPKILASDLKYLQEDLQLKKANVYRSIPYSRFGSNRDAHCYRKAYPHLVAFKVSCQEWGQVLLRNKKWDAVLEHTLMAWRYTSELPQWDTANHNALQEQCYSILAAHSLTALQHYHPEPNRGRELLRRLKMVQLYSQSVVPCVQELERIMGCADDSSMDTK
- the LOC124055724 gene encoding uncharacterized protein LOC124055724 isoform X1, producing the protein MAAVCQSRRALVEIPAPQPKIAARMRRSYLEILSARLAPSPLPRGRNTTTNAKRVHSSDMSIAGVWSRGIEEQCEKMDDHQTPLSKQQLVQLIRSLILVEQNQEPKILASDLKYLQEDLQLKKANVYRSIPYSRFGSNRDAHCYRKAYPHLVAFKVSCQEWGQVLLRNKKWDAVLEHTLMAWRYTSELPQWDTANHNALQEQCYSILAAHSLTALQHYHPEPNRGRELLRRLKMVQLYSQSVVPCVQELERIMGCADDSSMDTK